A DNA window from Paenibacillus andongensis contains the following coding sequences:
- the fliE gene encoding flagellar hook-basal body complex protein FliE, whose product MIDKISYSPLNIMSSIQPKDNSGEGAADLGKRFGSFLNDAITNLNTQQQQVDNLNQSFIKGELSDVHQLTIASEKASLGLELTVQVRNKVLEAYQEMMRMQL is encoded by the coding sequence ATGATTGACAAAATAAGTTACAGTCCACTAAACATCATGAGTTCCATTCAACCAAAGGATAACTCTGGTGAAGGGGCTGCTGACCTTGGCAAAAGATTCGGTTCGTTCCTGAATGACGCCATAACAAACTTAAACACACAACAACAGCAAGTGGACAATTTGAATCAGAGTTTCATCAAAGGTGAGCTTTCCGATGTTCATCAATTGACAATAGCCTCTGAGAAAGCATCGCTAGGGCTTGAGTTGACTGTTCAAGTCAGAAACAAAGTCCTTGAAGCATACCAAGAAATGATGAGAATGCAGCTGTGA
- the flgB gene encoding flagellar basal body rod protein FlgB: protein MSLIDKPSWNLMERSLDASTLRQKVVANNVANADTPFFKRSDVVFEELLQGQMDSSTPSIEGYRTDPRHFLIGKSTNLPNSEIKTDESTAINNNMNNVDMDYEMSLMAKNQLKYNAMIQQMNSEFKKMRTVLGGK, encoded by the coding sequence ATGTCTTTGATAGACAAACCAAGTTGGAACTTGATGGAGCGATCACTGGATGCATCGACTCTAAGACAAAAGGTTGTAGCAAACAACGTAGCCAATGCGGATACACCCTTCTTCAAGCGTTCGGATGTCGTGTTCGAAGAACTTTTACAAGGTCAGATGGATTCTTCAACACCCTCTATAGAAGGTTATCGGACAGACCCTAGGCATTTCTTAATAGGGAAATCCACAAATCTGCCAAATTCAGAAATAAAAACAGATGAATCGACAGCAATTAACAACAACATGAACAATGTCGATATGGATTATGAAATGTCGTTAATGGCCAAAAATCAACTTAAATACAATGCAATGATTCAGCAAATGAACAGCGAGTTCAAAAAAATGCGCACAGTCTTAGGAGGGAAGTAA
- the flgC gene encoding flagellar basal body rod protein FlgC, with protein MRLTNGFDISSSALTAQRLRMDVVSSNIANADTTRAKFVDGKWVPYTRKLVAFETKSQPSFAQSLKSAMADGTGEGVRVNKIFEDKSPLKQVYNPSHPDADANGFVYMPNVDVLKEMVDMISATRSYEANVTALNASKSMITKALEIGR; from the coding sequence ATGAGGTTAACCAATGGATTTGACATCAGTTCATCGGCACTTACTGCTCAGCGATTAAGAATGGATGTTGTCTCTTCTAATATAGCGAATGCTGATACAACACGTGCAAAATTCGTAGATGGGAAATGGGTTCCCTATACAAGGAAGTTAGTTGCTTTCGAAACGAAGTCGCAGCCCAGCTTTGCGCAGTCGCTTAAATCAGCTATGGCTGATGGTACTGGCGAAGGTGTAAGGGTGAATAAAATTTTTGAAGATAAGTCACCATTGAAACAAGTGTATAACCCATCTCATCCAGATGCGGATGCCAATGGATTTGTTTATATGCCCAATGTCGATGTGCTTAAAGAAATGGTCGATATGATCTCTGCTACTAGATCTTATGAAGCGAACGTAACTGCTCTTAATGCTAGTAAATCAATGATAACCAAAGCTTTGGAGATTGGTAGATAA